Proteins encoded in a region of the Photobacterium angustum genome:
- a CDS encoding PadR family transcriptional regulator, with translation MSLPHVILTVLSNREATGYDITKEFSHSIGYFWKASHQQVYRELNKMATNDQVTCRLEPQEGKPDRKVYAITDAGRQALFNWFEEPARNPTTRDEFSAKLLVCGVHNSEPMQKQLAALIDESQTLIGHYKELEKLHFSDYKSMDRQQRLDRLTLRRGLHNRQAWIDWAEEVIIELKDMDSNGSPVAL, from the coding sequence ATGTCACTACCACACGTAATTTTAACCGTGCTGAGCAACAGAGAAGCAACGGGTTATGATATAACTAAAGAGTTTTCTCATAGTATTGGCTATTTTTGGAAAGCGAGCCACCAGCAGGTGTATCGTGAACTGAATAAGATGGCTACTAACGATCAAGTAACATGTCGACTTGAGCCTCAAGAGGGTAAACCTGATCGTAAAGTCTATGCCATCACAGATGCCGGTCGCCAAGCACTATTTAATTGGTTTGAAGAGCCAGCACGTAATCCCACAACTCGCGATGAGTTCTCAGCAAAGCTGTTAGTTTGTGGTGTTCACAATTCAGAGCCAATGCAAAAGCAACTTGCTGCATTGATCGATGAATCTCAAACACTGATCGGCCATTACAAAGAGCTAGAAAAACTTCATTTCAGCGATTACAAATCAATGGACCGCCAGCAACGCTTAGATCGTTTAACACTTCGTCGTGGTTTACATAACCGCCAAGCTTGGATTGACTGGGCTGAAGAAGTGATTATTGAGCTAAAAGATATGGACAGTAACGGTAGCCCTGTTGCGCTATAG
- a CDS encoding bifunctional aspartate kinase/homoserine dehydrogenase II gives MTKALRQLHKFGGSSLADPECYRRVADILAEYSNNEDLIVVSAAGKTTNQLILWLAQLEKDGRQAHETLLSVRSYQQQLIESLLYSPTAERLIELLHDDLSTIARYGESPISPALRGTIQGYGEVWSARLLAALLCQRDLPATDLDSRLFLRAEHAAQPEVDSRSSKPLLQQQFAQHSHHRLVITGFMAQNEQGETVLLGRNGSDYSATIIGALADVSRVTIWSDVAGVYSADPRKVSDACLLPLLRLDEANELARLAAPVLHSRTLQPVAQSAIDLTLRCSHQPESGSTRVERVLASGRGAKIVSSLDDVCLIEVDVPRGMDVQHVREDVERLLSRHQLAPLAQSLEQSKGRIMLAYTREVVNDVLNLLQDSGTPAELRLREGFSMVAAVGAGVINNPIHCHGFYQQLKGLPVEFMTEADSGLSLVAVLRHVETESLVSNIHQALFQAQKRVGLVLCGKGNIGTRWLELFDREKSALEKRHGLSFTLIGVLDSRRCWMNFTGIDPSLALTQFEQEAIEYQESALFSHLANADYDDVIVLDVTASSELSKRYAEIAEHGLHLISANKVAGSASSKDYHEVIDAFAKSSRHWLYNATVGAGLPVNHTVRDLRESGDQIIAVSGIFSGTLSWLFQQYDGSVSFSELVEQAWQQGLTEPDPRHDLDGSDVMRKLVILARESGLEIEPEQVKVESLVPSELAALSVEQFFEQTQVLDEILAERLESAREEDKVLRYVARLDRHGNAYVGVEALPQEHALANLLPCDNIFAIESHWYRDNPLVIRGPGAGRDVTAGALLSDINRLACLL, from the coding sequence ATGACAAAAGCATTACGCCAATTACATAAATTTGGCGGTAGTAGCTTAGCTGATCCTGAGTGCTATCGCCGAGTAGCGGATATTCTGGCGGAGTATTCAAACAATGAAGATTTAATTGTTGTGTCAGCCGCGGGAAAGACAACAAACCAACTTATATTATGGTTAGCGCAACTAGAAAAAGATGGTCGTCAAGCCCATGAGACCTTGTTATCTGTCCGCAGCTATCAGCAACAATTAATTGAGTCTTTGCTTTATTCACCGACAGCAGAACGTTTGATTGAATTGCTACATGATGATTTATCAACGATTGCTCGCTATGGTGAAAGCCCTATTAGCCCTGCACTTCGAGGCACCATTCAAGGGTATGGTGAAGTATGGTCTGCGCGATTATTAGCGGCATTACTGTGCCAGCGTGACTTACCCGCCACAGATTTGGATTCTCGGTTATTTTTACGCGCCGAACACGCCGCACAGCCAGAAGTCGATAGCCGATCGTCGAAGCCATTATTACAACAGCAGTTTGCACAACATAGCCATCACCGTTTAGTGATCACAGGCTTCATGGCTCAAAATGAGCAAGGGGAAACTGTCTTACTTGGTCGAAATGGTTCAGATTATTCTGCGACAATCATTGGTGCATTAGCAGATGTTTCTCGAGTTACGATTTGGAGTGATGTGGCTGGAGTCTATAGTGCTGATCCACGTAAAGTTAGCGATGCCTGCCTATTACCGTTATTACGATTAGATGAAGCCAATGAGCTTGCTCGTCTTGCAGCCCCTGTTTTGCATAGCCGTACATTACAACCTGTGGCACAAAGTGCGATAGATTTAACATTGCGTTGTAGTCATCAACCTGAATCAGGCTCTACGCGAGTAGAGCGTGTTCTGGCATCGGGTCGAGGGGCAAAAATTGTCTCTTCGCTTGATGATGTGTGTTTGATTGAAGTTGATGTACCACGAGGTATGGATGTTCAACATGTACGTGAAGACGTTGAGCGTTTATTGTCGCGCCATCAATTAGCACCTTTAGCGCAAAGCCTAGAGCAGAGTAAAGGCCGTATTATGCTGGCTTATACTCGAGAGGTGGTGAATGACGTATTAAATTTACTGCAAGATAGCGGAACACCTGCCGAATTACGGTTGCGAGAAGGCTTCTCAATGGTTGCTGCTGTGGGCGCTGGGGTGATCAATAACCCTATCCACTGTCATGGTTTTTATCAGCAGCTAAAAGGCTTACCGGTTGAGTTTATGACAGAAGCGGATTCGGGATTAAGTTTGGTTGCTGTATTGCGCCATGTCGAAACTGAAAGCTTGGTCAGTAATATTCACCAAGCGCTCTTTCAAGCTCAAAAACGAGTAGGGCTAGTACTTTGTGGTAAAGGCAATATTGGTACTCGTTGGCTTGAATTATTCGACCGAGAGAAATCAGCGTTAGAAAAACGTCATGGTTTAAGTTTTACTTTAATAGGGGTACTCGATAGTCGTCGTTGTTGGATGAATTTTACAGGTATCGATCCTTCGCTAGCACTGACACAATTCGAACAAGAAGCCATAGAGTATCAAGAGAGTGCGCTTTTCTCTCATCTTGCGAATGCTGATTATGACGATGTGATTGTGCTTGATGTCACAGCAAGTAGTGAGCTGTCAAAGCGTTATGCTGAAATAGCAGAACACGGTTTGCACTTAATTTCAGCCAATAAAGTGGCGGGCTCTGCGAGCAGTAAAGATTATCATGAGGTGATTGATGCGTTTGCGAAAAGTAGCCGTCATTGGTTGTATAACGCGACGGTTGGTGCTGGGCTTCCGGTGAATCATACTGTTCGTGATTTACGAGAGAGTGGCGATCAGATCATTGCTGTTTCTGGTATTTTCTCAGGCACTTTGTCTTGGTTGTTCCAACAGTATGATGGCAGCGTGTCATTTTCTGAGTTAGTAGAACAAGCGTGGCAACAAGGACTCACTGAGCCTGATCCTCGCCATGATTTAGATGGCAGTGATGTGATGCGTAAGCTCGTGATATTAGCCCGTGAATCAGGCCTAGAAATTGAGCCTGAACAGGTTAAAGTTGAAAGCTTAGTCCCAAGCGAACTTGCAGCATTATCTGTTGAGCAGTTTTTTGAACAAACTCAAGTGCTAGATGAGATTTTAGCCGAGCGATTAGAAAGTGCGCGTGAGGAAGACAAAGTTCTGCGTTATGTAGCTCGATTAGATCGCCATGGCAACGCTTATGTTGGTGTTGAAGCATTACCACAAGAGCACGCGCTAGCTAATTTGCTTCCGTGCGATAATATCTTTGCCATTGAAAGCCATTGGTACCGTGATAATCCGTTAGTGATTCGAGGACCTGGAGCGGGGCGTGATGTAACTGCTGGTGCATTATTATCAGATATAAATCGTCTGGCCTGTTTACTGTAA
- a CDS encoding O-succinylhomoserine (thiol)-lyase gives MSDKRLATIAVRTGIDVDSQYNAVVPPIYLTSTYSFPAFGEVPQYDYSRSGNPTRNTLADALSEMEGGAGGVVTSCGTAAMNLLVTALLGPDDLIVAPHDCYGGTHRLFNTRANKGDFKVEFVDQSDQEALAAALAKKPKLIWVETPSNPLVRVIDIAALCQQAKAVGCLVAVDNTFLSPLLQQPIELGADFVVHSTTKYLNGHSDVVGGVLISKDAEMAETIAWWANCIGATGAPFDAYLTLRGLRTLSPRMRMHEENGVAVLGYLQQQAMVGTIYHPSLPSHPGHEIAKRQQKGFGSMMSFEFAGDQTQLEVFVKELKLFSLAESLGGTESLIAHPSSMTHRAMSDEAQAEAGITTSLLRLSVGLEDPRDLIEDLDQAFKLAAEAH, from the coding sequence ATGAGTGATAAGCGACTGGCGACAATTGCAGTAAGAACCGGTATTGATGTTGACTCTCAATATAACGCTGTTGTTCCTCCTATTTATTTAACGTCGACCTATAGCTTTCCAGCTTTTGGCGAAGTACCGCAATATGATTATTCTCGTTCAGGTAATCCAACTAGAAATACGTTAGCTGATGCGCTTAGTGAGATGGAAGGCGGTGCAGGTGGTGTTGTTACCAGTTGTGGTACGGCTGCGATGAATTTATTAGTAACGGCATTATTAGGCCCTGATGATTTGATTGTTGCGCCGCATGATTGTTATGGCGGTACTCACCGATTATTTAATACTCGCGCCAATAAAGGTGACTTTAAGGTTGAGTTTGTTGATCAATCTGATCAAGAAGCACTGGCTGCCGCTTTAGCAAAAAAACCAAAATTAATCTGGGTTGAAACGCCATCTAACCCATTAGTGCGTGTGATTGATATTGCGGCGCTGTGTCAGCAAGCAAAAGCCGTGGGTTGTCTTGTTGCTGTAGATAACACTTTCTTATCGCCGTTACTACAACAGCCAATTGAATTAGGCGCAGACTTTGTTGTTCACTCAACAACTAAGTACCTCAATGGTCACTCGGATGTGGTTGGTGGGGTACTGATTTCAAAAGATGCCGAAATGGCAGAAACCATTGCTTGGTGGGCGAACTGCATTGGTGCAACTGGCGCACCATTTGATGCTTACCTAACTCTGCGAGGTCTACGTACATTATCACCGCGTATGAGAATGCATGAAGAGAATGGTGTCGCGGTATTAGGTTACCTTCAGCAACAGGCGATGGTGGGCACTATTTATCATCCAAGCCTTCCATCACATCCTGGTCATGAGATTGCCAAGCGCCAGCAAAAAGGTTTTGGCTCTATGATGAGTTTTGAGTTTGCGGGTGATCAAACCCAACTTGAAGTGTTTGTGAAAGAGTTAAAGCTGTTTTCACTGGCTGAGTCGTTAGGTGGCACTGAAAGCTTAATTGCGCATCCATCAAGTATGACTCACCGTGCAATGTCTGATGAAGCACAGGCAGAAGCGGGGATCACCACCTCATTATTACGTCTTTCGGTTGGTCTTGAAGACCCTCGTGATTTAATAGAAGATCTTGATCAAGCCTTTAAACTCGCGGCGGAGGCTCACTAA
- the metJ gene encoding met regulon transcriptional regulator MetJ has translation MAKWNGEYISPYAEHGKKNEQVKKITVSIPLKVLKILTDERTRRQVNNLRHATNSELLCEAFLHAYTGQPLPTDDDIRKDRPDDLPAEAKALMDAMGISYEDINE, from the coding sequence ATGGCAAAGTGGAATGGCGAATATATTAGCCCTTACGCGGAACACGGTAAGAAAAACGAACAAGTAAAAAAAATTACTGTTTCGATTCCATTGAAGGTGCTTAAGATTCTGACAGATGAACGTACTCGTCGTCAGGTGAATAACCTTCGCCACGCAACAAATAGCGAATTACTTTGTGAAGCCTTTCTTCATGCCTACACAGGTCAACCGCTTCCCACTGATGATGACATTCGTAAAGATCGTCCAGACGATTTACCTGCAGAAGCAAAAGCATTAATGGATGCGATGGGCATTAGCTACGAAGACATTAATGAATAA
- a CDS encoding malic enzyme-like NAD(P)-binding protein, giving the protein MTEDFRQQALDYHSLPTPGKIAVALTKPANTVEDLALAYSPGVAEPVREIAQDPDNVYKYTAKGNMVAVITNGTAILGLGNLGPLASKPVMEGKSLLFKRFAGIDSIDIEVKHRTIDEFVDTVANIADTFGGINLEDIKAPDCFEIEQRLIERCNVPVFHDDQHGTAIVTAAGMINALELQGKEISEAVIVCLGAGAAAVACMELLIKCGAQREKIYMLDRKGVIHTRRDDINEYKQLFANNTDKRTLEDVIAGADIFVGVSGPDLLPPEALALMAENPIVFACSNPDPEIKPELAHQVRDDLIMGTGRSDYPNQVNNVLCFPFIFRGALDVRASQINDEMKLAAVHAIRELAKEPVPQSVLEASGASHLEFGREYIIPKPMDPRLLPRVAKAVAQAAIDSGVARIEMPMGYMEV; this is encoded by the coding sequence ATGACCGAAGATTTTCGTCAACAAGCTCTAGATTACCATTCCCTTCCTACTCCTGGAAAAATAGCCGTTGCACTGACAAAGCCTGCTAATACGGTTGAAGACCTTGCTTTAGCGTATAGCCCTGGTGTTGCTGAGCCCGTTAGGGAAATCGCTCAAGATCCTGATAACGTTTATAAATATACCGCGAAAGGTAATATGGTCGCGGTGATCACCAATGGTACCGCTATTTTGGGTCTTGGTAATTTAGGTCCGTTAGCCTCTAAGCCTGTTATGGAAGGTAAATCATTACTTTTTAAGCGTTTTGCTGGTATTGACTCAATTGATATTGAAGTAAAACATCGCACTATAGATGAGTTTGTTGATACTGTTGCAAATATTGCCGATACCTTTGGTGGCATTAATTTAGAAGATATTAAAGCGCCAGATTGCTTTGAGATCGAACAGCGCTTAATTGAACGTTGTAATGTTCCCGTGTTTCACGATGATCAGCATGGTACGGCGATTGTCACAGCTGCAGGTATGATCAATGCCTTAGAGCTACAAGGTAAAGAAATTAGTGAAGCGGTGATTGTTTGTTTGGGAGCGGGAGCTGCTGCTGTTGCGTGTATGGAGCTATTGATAAAATGTGGCGCGCAACGTGAAAAAATTTATATGCTCGATCGTAAAGGCGTTATTCATACTCGCCGTGATGATATAAATGAATATAAGCAGCTATTTGCTAACAATACAGATAAGCGCACATTAGAAGATGTGATTGCGGGAGCCGATATTTTCGTTGGTGTATCAGGCCCTGATTTATTACCACCTGAAGCGCTAGCGCTAATGGCTGAAAACCCTATTGTATTTGCTTGTTCTAACCCTGATCCTGAAATAAAACCAGAATTAGCTCATCAAGTTCGAGATGATTTAATTATGGGAACGGGGCGATCTGATTACCCTAACCAAGTGAATAATGTTCTGTGTTTTCCGTTTATTTTCCGCGGAGCATTGGATGTGCGTGCAAGTCAAATTAATGATGAAATGAAATTAGCTGCCGTTCATGCAATTAGAGAGTTAGCGAAAGAGCCAGTACCACAAAGTGTGCTTGAGGCTTCGGGTGCATCACACCTTGAATTTGGCCGAGAGTATATTATTCCAAAACCGATGGATCCGCGTTTATTACCACGTGTCGCAAAAGCTGTCGCACAAGCGGCCATTGATTCAGGCGTAGCGCGTATTGAGATGCCTATGGGTTATATGGAAGTGTAA
- the rpmE gene encoding 50S ribosomal protein L31, which translates to MKQGIHPEYKAVNARCSCGNTFVFNSTMGKDINLDVCDKCHPFYTGKQRQVSSGGRVDKFNKRFGALTSK; encoded by the coding sequence ATGAAACAAGGTATTCATCCTGAGTACAAAGCAGTAAACGCACGTTGTTCTTGTGGCAACACTTTCGTATTTAACTCTACTATGGGTAAAGACATCAACCTTGATGTATGCGACAAGTGCCACCCATTCTACACTGGTAAGCAACGTCAAGTTAGTTCTGGCGGCCGTGTTGACAAATTCAACAAGCGTTTCGGTGCGCTTACTAGCAAGTAA
- the priA gene encoding primosomal protein N' encodes MIPNIARVALPIPLDKTFDYLIKPNDLPIVGGRVQVPFGRQRLIGIVTALTNSSEFPIEQLKAIQKVIDKAPLWMPPLFDLLKWASQYYQYPLGDTLANAMPALLRKGREASQTTLKFWALTEAGKSQPLNGLTRAPKQAQILRLLQNGAISHDALLSEEVSSTTLKTLANKGWIIEQQQQPKSQNWQKQFSVTEEKPRLNEEQALAIATVNSNPKFGCYLLEGITGSGKTEVYLNLLEPVLAAGKQALILVPEIGLTPQTINRFRRRFNVPLETVHSGLNDSERMAAWLAGRDNQAGIIIGTRSALFTPFANLGIIIVDEEHDASYKQQDSLRYHARDLAVMRANKENIPIILGSATPALETLHNAKTGKYHHLTLTKRAGNAQLARHGVIDVKGLYLDAGLSAPLIAEMRKHLNAGNQVMLFLNRRGFSPAMMCHECGWIAECHRCDAYYTLHQQSGELRCHHCATQRPIMPQCEQCGSTQLLPVGVGTEQLENQLATLFPEFKTVRIDRDSTRRKGALENYLEAIKNNEYQILIGTQMLAKGHHFPNVTLVALIDVDSALFSNDFRASERLAQLFIQVAGRAGRASKPGEVLLQTHHPEHQLLQSLLHKGYGVFSQTALIERQQAMLPPYTHLVLIRAEANDSDTVCQLLQQIRGIFESSPVYDQDCCVLGPNPAPLARRAGRYRWQLILQTPNRKALQQILSIAKPAIQLLPLAKKVRWSIDVEPQDLT; translated from the coding sequence ATGATCCCGAATATCGCTCGAGTCGCTCTCCCTATTCCCCTAGATAAAACCTTTGATTATTTAATCAAACCCAACGACCTACCTATTGTCGGCGGGCGTGTGCAGGTTCCTTTCGGGCGTCAACGTTTAATAGGTATCGTTACCGCACTGACAAATAGCTCTGAGTTTCCAATCGAACAACTAAAAGCTATTCAAAAAGTCATTGATAAAGCCCCACTGTGGATGCCGCCATTATTTGATTTGCTCAAATGGGCTAGTCAGTATTATCAGTACCCACTTGGTGATACGCTGGCTAATGCAATGCCGGCATTATTGCGAAAAGGACGTGAAGCCTCACAAACCACCCTGAAATTTTGGGCATTAACAGAAGCGGGAAAATCACAACCGCTAAATGGCCTAACTCGCGCACCCAAACAAGCCCAAATACTGCGTCTACTGCAAAACGGAGCTATCAGTCATGATGCGCTATTGAGCGAAGAAGTAAGCTCTACGACCTTAAAAACGTTAGCGAATAAAGGCTGGATCATTGAGCAACAGCAACAACCCAAAAGCCAAAACTGGCAGAAACAGTTTTCTGTTACTGAAGAAAAACCACGTTTAAATGAAGAACAAGCGTTAGCAATTGCCACCGTGAATAGTAACCCTAAGTTTGGCTGTTATCTTTTAGAAGGGATAACGGGCTCAGGCAAAACAGAAGTATATCTTAACTTGCTAGAGCCGGTGCTTGCCGCAGGTAAACAAGCACTCATCTTAGTACCTGAGATTGGCTTAACCCCTCAGACGATTAACCGCTTTCGCCGTCGTTTTAATGTGCCTTTAGAAACGGTTCACTCAGGGCTAAACGACAGCGAGCGTATGGCTGCATGGCTTGCAGGTCGAGATAATCAAGCGGGGATCATCATCGGGACGCGATCTGCATTATTCACCCCCTTTGCAAACCTTGGCATCATCATTGTCGATGAAGAGCATGACGCGTCTTATAAACAACAAGATAGCTTACGTTATCATGCTCGCGATCTTGCAGTTATGCGCGCCAATAAAGAAAACATTCCGATTATTTTAGGCTCTGCAACACCAGCATTAGAAACCTTGCATAACGCTAAAACAGGCAAATACCATCATTTAACCTTAACTAAACGTGCGGGTAACGCTCAATTGGCGCGTCATGGTGTGATTGATGTTAAAGGTTTATATCTTGATGCTGGGTTATCTGCACCACTTATCGCTGAGATGCGTAAACACTTAAATGCGGGTAATCAGGTGATGTTATTTCTTAATCGCCGTGGTTTTTCACCTGCGATGATGTGCCATGAATGTGGTTGGATCGCCGAATGTCATCGTTGTGATGCTTATTACACCTTGCACCAGCAATCTGGAGAACTGCGTTGTCACCATTGTGCAACTCAGCGTCCCATCATGCCGCAATGTGAGCAATGTGGTTCGACTCAATTATTGCCCGTCGGTGTTGGTACTGAGCAATTAGAAAATCAACTCGCCACCCTATTTCCTGAATTTAAGACGGTGCGCATTGATCGCGATAGCACGCGTCGCAAGGGGGCTTTAGAAAACTATCTCGAAGCGATTAAAAACAATGAGTATCAAATTTTAATTGGTACCCAAATGCTGGCAAAAGGCCACCATTTCCCGAATGTCACTTTAGTCGCATTAATTGATGTTGATAGCGCACTGTTTAGTAACGACTTCCGCGCATCCGAGCGTTTAGCACAATTGTTTATTCAAGTTGCAGGACGTGCAGGGCGCGCGAGTAAACCGGGCGAAGTGTTATTGCAAACTCACCACCCAGAGCATCAACTATTACAATCATTGCTTCATAAAGGCTATGGCGTTTTCTCACAAACCGCCTTAATTGAACGCCAGCAAGCTATGTTACCGCCCTATACTCACCTTGTCTTAATAAGGGCGGAAGCTAATGACAGTGATACCGTTTGCCAACTATTACAGCAAATCCGTGGCATTTTTGAATCCAGCCCCGTTTATGATCAAGATTGCTGCGTATTAGGGCCCAACCCCGCTCCTCTTGCCCGTCGTGCTGGGCGTTATCGTTGGCAATTGATTTTACAAACCCCTAATCGCAAAGCCTTGCAACAAATACTCAGTATTGCCAAGCCTGCAATTCAATTACTGCCGCTGGCTAAAAAAGTACGTTGGTCGATTGATGTAGAGCCGCAAGATTTAACTTAA
- the cytR gene encoding DNA-binding transcriptional regulator CytR, translated as MKEESNMATMKDVAQLAGVSTATVSRALMNPEKVSASTRKKVEQAVMEAGYSPNSLARNLRRNESKTIVTIVPDICDPYFTEIIRGIEEAAMEYGYLVLLGDSGQQKKRENSFVNLVFTKQADGMLLLGTDLPFDVSKPEQKNLPPLVMACEYAPELELPTIHIDNLTAAFEAVNYLTQMGHKRIAQITGPDQAPLSQFRNQGYQQALRRGGITLNPAYTVKGDFSFAAGARAVTALLSLPEPPTALFCHSDVMAIGAMQQAKRLGLRVPQDISIVGFDDIQFAEYCDPPLTTVSQPRYEIGRQAMLMLLELLKGKEVQAGSRLLDAKLVIRESAAPPSR; from the coding sequence ATAAAAGAGGAAAGCAATATGGCGACAATGAAGGATGTTGCCCAGCTAGCCGGAGTTTCGACTGCAACGGTTTCCCGTGCGCTAATGAACCCGGAAAAAGTATCGGCTTCAACTCGTAAAAAAGTTGAGCAGGCTGTCATGGAAGCTGGCTACTCACCTAACTCACTTGCCCGTAATTTACGTCGCAATGAGTCAAAAACGATCGTAACTATCGTCCCCGATATTTGTGATCCCTACTTCACAGAGATTATTCGTGGTATCGAAGAAGCCGCAATGGAGTACGGTTACCTTGTATTACTGGGCGACAGTGGTCAACAGAAAAAGCGTGAAAACTCATTTGTTAATTTAGTATTTACTAAACAAGCCGATGGTATGTTACTACTTGGTACAGACTTACCTTTTGATGTTAGTAAACCAGAACAGAAGAACCTACCACCTTTGGTGATGGCTTGTGAGTACGCACCTGAATTAGAGTTGCCGACTATCCATATTGATAATCTCACCGCGGCATTTGAAGCAGTTAATTATCTAACACAAATGGGTCATAAGCGTATTGCGCAAATTACAGGCCCCGACCAAGCGCCATTATCCCAGTTCCGAAATCAGGGCTACCAACAAGCACTACGTCGTGGTGGGATCACATTAAACCCAGCCTATACTGTGAAGGGCGATTTTAGCTTTGCTGCTGGTGCGCGCGCAGTTACCGCATTGTTGTCGTTACCAGAGCCACCAACCGCATTGTTCTGTCATTCTGATGTGATGGCGATTGGCGCAATGCAGCAGGCAAAACGTCTTGGGCTTCGCGTTCCTCAAGATATTTCGATTGTTGGCTTTGATGATATTCAATTTGCTGAATATTGTGATCCACCATTAACAACCGTTTCTCAACCACGCTATGAGATTGGTCGTCAAGCAATGCTGATGTTACTTGAGTTGCTTAAAGGCAAGGAAGTACAAGCAGGATCTCGCTTACTTGATGCGAAACTGGTGATCCGTGAAAGTGCAGCCCCACCATCTCGATAG
- a CDS encoding SPOR domain-containing protein, which translates to MATKDYVKRGRSPKPANKKSSPSRKKAPAPSGFPIKWAVTAIVLVFGLITGLFFLSGTDVPEKPVPKDELPISAKPQPINEVKKTANKEVLPPKPEEKWRYIQELENKKVIVPDDLKNQRVQPVEKETAAKKTDTPKPKENAQTDKPVVAVDTKPSPAKTQPEATSNVRFVLQCGAYRKKSQADERKAKIAFQGMNSQLKISSDAKGTWYRVVLGPYSQKSSAEKDKAKLQSAGVSPCGIWHWQ; encoded by the coding sequence GTGGCTACTAAAGATTATGTAAAACGCGGACGCTCGCCGAAACCGGCAAATAAAAAAAGCAGTCCGAGTCGAAAAAAAGCCCCCGCTCCTAGTGGATTTCCAATCAAGTGGGCGGTCACCGCTATTGTTTTAGTATTTGGACTTATTACTGGTTTATTCTTCTTGTCTGGTACTGATGTTCCTGAAAAACCAGTTCCTAAAGATGAACTGCCAATTAGTGCAAAACCTCAACCCATTAATGAGGTTAAAAAAACCGCTAATAAAGAAGTTCTACCGCCAAAACCCGAAGAAAAATGGCGTTATATTCAAGAATTAGAAAATAAAAAAGTCATCGTGCCAGACGACTTGAAAAACCAACGTGTGCAGCCAGTGGAAAAAGAAACTGCAGCTAAAAAAACAGATACACCCAAACCGAAAGAGAACGCTCAAACTGATAAGCCTGTGGTTGCTGTAGACACAAAACCAAGTCCAGCAAAAACTCAACCCGAGGCGACATCAAATGTGCGCTTTGTATTGCAGTGTGGGGCTTACCGTAAGAAATCACAAGCCGATGAACGTAAAGCAAAAATTGCATTCCAAGGCATGAATAGCCAACTTAAAATTAGCAGTGATGCAAAAGGAACCTGGTACCGTGTCGTATTAGGTCCTTACTCACAAAAAAGCAGTGCTGAAAAAGATAAAGCTAAACTACAAAGTGCTGGTGTTTCACCGTGTGGTATTTGGCATTGGCAATAA
- the hslV gene encoding ATP-dependent protease subunit HslV — protein sequence MTTIVSVRRNGKVVIAGDGQVSLGNTVMKGNARKVRRLYNNKVLAGFAGGTADAFTLFERFERKLEMHQGHLLKSAVELAKDWRTDRALRKLEALLAVADETGSLIITGNGDVVQPEHDLIAIGSGGNFAQAAATALLENTDLGAREIAEKALNIAGDICVFTNHNHTIEELETK from the coding sequence GTGACAACTATTGTATCTGTACGTCGAAACGGTAAAGTCGTCATTGCTGGTGACGGCCAAGTATCACTTGGTAACACAGTAATGAAAGGCAACGCACGTAAAGTTCGCCGTCTATATAACAATAAAGTACTGGCAGGTTTTGCTGGCGGTACCGCTGATGCATTCACTCTATTTGAGCGTTTTGAGCGTAAGCTTGAGATGCACCAAGGCCACCTTCTAAAATCGGCCGTAGAACTTGCCAAAGATTGGCGTACTGATCGCGCTCTGCGTAAGCTTGAAGCCTTGTTGGCCGTTGCCGATGAAACCGGCTCACTCATCATCACTGGTAATGGTGACGTTGTGCAACCAGAGCACGACTTAATTGCGATTGGCTCTGGCGGTAATTTCGCCCAAGCCGCAGCAACAGCATTGCTAGAAAATACCGATTTAGGTGCGCGAGAAATTGCAGAGAAAGCCCTGAATATTGCTGGTGATATTTGTGTGTTCACTAACCACAATCACACCATTGAAGAATTAGAAACTAAGTAA